One Amycolatopsis sp. NBC_00355 genomic window carries:
- the lysA gene encoding diaminopimelate decarboxylase, translating into MAHPAGPRHADVYPHADSSGFPPASGDELDRLYPKVWPRNTFRGADGVVRIAGVDVRELAEQHGTPLFVVDEADFKSRCADYAEAFDDPSLVHYASKAFLSIEIARWVAEQGLSLDVCSGGELAVAQRASFPAERITFHGNNKSPAELEAAVVAGVGTVVLDSYYEIARLADIAARHDVVQAVLIRVTVGVEAHTHEFIATAHEDQKFGFSLAAGDAAEAVRRVLNAPSLKLTGLHSHIGSQIFDADGFEVAARRVVGLLAELAKEHGPELLDQLNLVDLGGGFGIAYTDKDNPPPPAQMITQIREIVRKECAYAGLPVPRIAGEPGRAIAGPGTITLYEVGTIKDVALGDNAVRRYVSVDGGMSDNIRTALYDAVYDVRLVSRSASDNDQPVHAVLSRVVGKHCESGDIVVRDCWLPDTLAPGDLLAVAATGAYCYSMASTYNRQPRPAVVAVRNGGARLLLRRETTDDMLRLEV; encoded by the coding sequence ATGGCGCACCCCGCGGGCCCACGGCACGCCGACGTCTACCCCCACGCCGACTCCTCCGGGTTCCCGCCCGCGAGCGGCGACGAGCTCGACCGGCTCTACCCGAAGGTCTGGCCCCGCAACACCTTCCGCGGCGCCGACGGCGTCGTGCGGATCGCCGGCGTCGATGTGCGCGAGCTGGCCGAGCAGCACGGCACGCCGCTGTTCGTGGTCGACGAGGCCGACTTCAAGTCCCGCTGCGCGGACTACGCCGAGGCGTTCGACGACCCGTCGCTCGTGCACTACGCGTCCAAGGCGTTCCTCTCCATCGAGATCGCCCGCTGGGTGGCCGAGCAGGGGCTGAGCCTGGACGTCTGCAGCGGCGGCGAGCTCGCCGTGGCGCAGCGCGCGAGCTTCCCGGCCGAGCGGATCACCTTCCACGGCAACAACAAGTCGCCGGCGGAGCTCGAAGCCGCGGTCGTCGCGGGCGTCGGCACGGTCGTGCTCGACTCGTACTACGAGATCGCCCGGCTGGCCGACATCGCCGCGCGCCACGACGTCGTGCAGGCGGTGCTGATCCGGGTCACCGTCGGCGTCGAGGCACACACCCACGAGTTCATCGCGACGGCCCACGAGGACCAGAAGTTCGGCTTCTCGCTGGCCGCCGGGGACGCCGCGGAGGCGGTGCGGCGGGTGCTCAACGCGCCGTCGCTGAAGCTGACCGGCCTGCACAGCCACATCGGCTCGCAGATCTTCGACGCCGACGGCTTCGAGGTCGCCGCCCGCCGCGTCGTCGGGCTGCTCGCCGAGCTGGCCAAGGAACACGGCCCCGAGCTGCTCGACCAGCTGAACCTGGTCGACCTCGGCGGAGGGTTCGGCATCGCCTACACCGACAAGGACAACCCGCCGCCGCCGGCGCAGATGATCACGCAGATCCGCGAGATCGTCCGCAAGGAGTGCGCCTACGCCGGCCTGCCGGTGCCGCGCATCGCCGGCGAACCGGGCCGCGCGATCGCCGGGCCCGGCACGATCACGCTGTACGAGGTCGGCACCATCAAGGACGTCGCGCTCGGCGACAACGCTGTGCGCCGGTACGTCAGCGTCGACGGCGGAATGAGCGACAACATCCGGACCGCGCTCTACGACGCGGTGTACGACGTCCGGCTGGTTTCCCGCTCCGCGAGCGACAACGACCAGCCGGTGCACGCCGTGCTGTCCCGGGTCGTGGGAAAACACTGTGAGTCCGGCGACATCGTCGTACGAGACTGCTGGCTGCCCGACACGCTGGCTCCGGGCGACCTGCTGGCCGTCGCGGCGACCGGTGCCTACTGCTACTCGATGGCGAGCACGTACAACCGGCAGCCGCGCCCGGCCGTGGTCGCCGTGCGCAACGGCGGCGCCCGGCTGCTGCTGCGGCGTGAGACGACCGACGACATGCTCCGCCTGGAGGTCTGA
- the argS gene encoding arginine--tRNA ligase: MTPAALADLVRSSAVQVLTARGIDDTVLPEQVTIERPRNPDHGDYATNLALQVAKKAGLKPREFAEALAEAVAAADGVASAEVAGPGFLNFRLAAAAQGDIVRQVIEAGAAFGRGDALAGTKINLEFVSANPTGPIHLGGTRWAAVGDALGRVLGAQGAEVTREYYFNDAGAQIDRFVRSLVAAAKGEPAPEDGYAGGYINDIAAEVIKAEPSALSLPEDERHETFRRIGINLMFTEIKQSLHDFGTDFDVYFHENSLHESGAVDAAVQQLKDSGNLYFADGAWWLKSSEYGDDKDRVVIKQDGNPAYIAGDLAYFKDKRNRGFDLCIYMLGADHHGYIARLKAAAAAFGDDPATVEVLIGQMVNLVSDGKPVRMSKRAGTVITMEDLVEAVGVDPARYELIRYSVDSSLDVDLDLLRKHSNDNPVYYVQYAHARLASLQRNAADLGIKSAESFSDVDFGLLTLTAEGDLIRTIGEFPEMVRRAADMREPHRIARYLEELAGAYHKFYTVGRVLPQGDEEVTPLTHARLALCEAARQVLANGLALLGVSAPERM; the protein is encoded by the coding sequence GTGACTCCCGCCGCTCTCGCCGACCTGGTCCGCAGCTCCGCCGTGCAGGTACTGACCGCACGCGGCATCGACGACACCGTGCTGCCGGAGCAGGTGACCATCGAACGCCCGCGCAACCCCGACCACGGCGACTACGCGACGAACCTGGCCCTGCAGGTGGCCAAGAAGGCCGGCCTGAAGCCCCGCGAGTTCGCCGAGGCGCTGGCCGAAGCGGTCGCGGCGGCCGACGGCGTCGCCTCGGCCGAGGTCGCCGGCCCGGGCTTCCTGAACTTCCGCCTGGCCGCCGCCGCGCAGGGTGACATCGTGCGCCAGGTCATCGAGGCCGGCGCCGCCTTCGGCCGCGGGGACGCGCTGGCCGGCACCAAGATCAACCTCGAGTTCGTCTCGGCCAACCCGACCGGCCCGATCCACCTGGGCGGCACCCGCTGGGCCGCGGTCGGCGACGCGCTGGGCCGTGTTCTCGGCGCGCAGGGCGCCGAGGTCACCCGCGAGTACTACTTCAACGACGCCGGCGCGCAGATCGACCGGTTCGTCCGGTCGCTGGTCGCCGCCGCGAAGGGCGAGCCCGCGCCGGAAGACGGCTACGCGGGCGGCTACATCAACGACATCGCCGCCGAGGTCATCAAGGCCGAGCCGAGCGCGCTGTCGCTGCCCGAGGACGAGCGGCACGAGACGTTCCGCCGCATCGGCATCAACCTGATGTTCACCGAGATCAAGCAGAGCCTGCACGACTTCGGCACCGACTTCGACGTCTACTTCCACGAGAACTCGCTGCACGAGTCGGGCGCGGTCGACGCCGCCGTCCAGCAGCTGAAGGACTCCGGGAACCTCTACTTCGCCGACGGCGCCTGGTGGCTGAAGTCGTCCGAGTACGGCGACGACAAGGACCGCGTCGTCATCAAGCAGGACGGCAACCCGGCCTACATCGCCGGCGACCTCGCCTACTTCAAGGACAAGCGCAACCGCGGCTTCGACCTCTGCATCTACATGCTCGGCGCGGACCACCACGGCTACATCGCCCGGCTCAAGGCGGCCGCGGCGGCGTTCGGCGACGACCCGGCCACGGTCGAGGTGCTGATCGGCCAGATGGTCAACCTGGTCAGCGACGGCAAGCCGGTGCGGATGTCCAAGCGCGCCGGTACCGTCATCACGATGGAGGACCTGGTCGAGGCGGTCGGCGTCGACCCGGCCCGCTACGAGCTGATCCGCTACTCCGTCGACTCCTCTTTGGACGTCGACCTGGACCTGCTGCGCAAGCACTCCAACGACAACCCGGTCTACTACGTCCAGTACGCCCACGCGCGGCTGGCGTCGCTGCAGCGCAACGCGGCCGACCTGGGCATCAAGTCCGCCGAGTCCTTTTCGGACGTCGACTTCGGACTCTTGACGCTGACCGCCGAGGGCGACCTGATCCGCACCATCGGCGAGTTCCCGGAAATGGTGCGTCGGGCCGCCGACATGCGGGAGCCGCACCGGATCGCGCGCTACCTCGAAGAACTCGCGGGCGCCTACCACAAGTTCTACACCGTGGGCCGCGTGCTGCCCCAGGGCGACGAAGAGGTGACTCCGCTGACCCACGCGCGGCTCGCGCTGTGCGAAGCGGCCCGCCAGGTCCTGGCCAACGGCCTCGCCCTGCTCGGTGTCTCTGCTCCGGAACGGATGTAA
- a CDS encoding DUF3105 domain-containing protein, translating into MKAARGSVVSKKGTPWGTIIAVVAIVALAAAVITYYMIASAPKRDQASREEAAASFAPTASDPDPSKRIPGVITATYTGSVHVLPTERVAYDKTPPFGGPHDQTWATCTGIVYPNAVRTENMVHALEHGSVWIAYNPQQISGDALNLLSVRAKDKPFTMLSPYPGLDKPISLQSWGHQLKLDKADDPRIDEFIAALRSNPNGVYPEVGASCDAVPGSFDPDNPPPFDSSKPGPDAKPMDYKGSTAAQGENGAPSAGMPTAPASAPASGAPSQ; encoded by the coding sequence GTGAAGGCGGCCCGCGGTTCCGTCGTGAGCAAGAAGGGGACGCCGTGGGGCACGATCATCGCGGTCGTGGCCATCGTCGCCCTCGCCGCCGCCGTGATCACGTATTACATGATCGCGTCGGCGCCGAAGCGTGACCAGGCCAGCCGTGAGGAGGCCGCCGCCTCGTTCGCGCCGACCGCGTCCGACCCGGATCCGTCGAAGCGCATCCCCGGCGTGATCACCGCGACCTACACCGGCAGTGTCCACGTGCTCCCGACCGAGCGCGTGGCCTACGACAAGACCCCGCCGTTCGGCGGCCCGCACGACCAGACGTGGGCCACCTGCACCGGCATCGTGTACCCGAACGCCGTCCGCACCGAGAACATGGTGCACGCGCTCGAGCACGGCTCGGTGTGGATCGCCTACAACCCGCAGCAGATCTCGGGTGACGCGCTGAACCTGCTGAGCGTGCGCGCCAAGGACAAGCCGTTCACGATGCTGTCGCCCTACCCCGGCCTCGACAAGCCGATCTCGCTGCAGTCCTGGGGTCACCAGCTGAAGCTGGACAAAGCCGACGACCCGCGGATCGACGAGTTCATCGCGGCCCTGCGGTCCAACCCGAACGGCGTCTACCCCGAGGTCGGCGCGTCCTGCGACGCGGTGCCGGGCTCGTTCGACCCGGACAACCCGCCGCCGTTCGACTCGTCGAAGCCGGGCCCGGACGCGAAGCCGATGGACTACAAGGGCAGCACGGCCGCGCAGGGTGAGAACGGCGCCCCCTCCGCCGGTATGCCGACCGCGCCCGCCTCCGCCCCGGCCTCGGGCGCGCCGTCGCAGTGA
- a CDS encoding DUF305 domain-containing protein encodes MSSEADLDLDTDEVIEQPTWSRWVIIGGTLLAVLLIGGVAGMFVTRAVDDPAATATPARDSVEVGFAQDMSTHHLQAVTMSGIARDRTTDPEIKQLAFDIERTQLEQVGRMKGWLMLWDQPEQAIGAPMKWMTEPMSGHDGMSMAPQSLSPAGGALMPGMATDTELSKLRSLSGRPFDVYFLQLMLRHHQGGTSMAQYASEHSNLPALKALVNSILTSQGAEMDQMKLMLTGRGAQPLP; translated from the coding sequence GTGAGTTCCGAAGCCGACCTCGACCTCGACACCGACGAGGTCATCGAGCAGCCGACGTGGTCGCGCTGGGTGATCATCGGCGGGACGCTGCTGGCGGTGCTGCTGATCGGCGGCGTCGCGGGGATGTTCGTCACCCGCGCCGTCGACGACCCGGCGGCCACGGCCACACCGGCCCGCGACTCGGTCGAGGTCGGCTTCGCGCAGGACATGTCGACGCACCACCTGCAGGCGGTCACGATGTCGGGCATCGCCCGGGACCGCACGACCGACCCGGAGATCAAGCAGCTCGCGTTCGACATCGAACGCACGCAGCTCGAGCAGGTCGGCCGGATGAAGGGCTGGCTCATGCTGTGGGACCAGCCAGAGCAGGCGATCGGCGCGCCGATGAAGTGGATGACGGAACCGATGTCGGGCCACGACGGCATGTCGATGGCCCCGCAGTCGCTGTCCCCGGCCGGCGGCGCGCTGATGCCGGGCATGGCGACGGACACGGAGCTGTCGAAGCTGCGGTCGCTGTCGGGCCGCCCGTTCGACGTCTATTTCCTGCAGCTGATGCTCCGCCACCACCAGGGCGGCACGTCGATGGCGCAGTACGCGTCGGAGCATTCGAACCTGCCGGCGCTGAAGGCTTTGGTGAACAGCATCCTCACGTCCCAGGGCGCGGAGATGGACCAGATGAAACTGATGCTCACCGGCCGGGGCGCCCAGCCGCTCCCCTGA
- a CDS encoding cation diffusion facilitator family transporter, whose translation MGHGHGHGQAAAPASASGRYVRSLTIALGIGAGFMVLEFVVGFATGSLALISDAAHMFTDVLGVGMALTAIILARRSGPTVSRTFGLYRAEVLAALGNAILLFGVAGYVLVEAVGRISDPPAVPGLPVLLAATAGLAANIVSFAVLRSGAKESLNVRGAYLEVLADLIGSVGVLLSGALTLLTGWRYADPIIGVAIGLFVLPRTWTLARRALRILFQHAPQGVDVGAISAELSALPGVADVHDLHVWTLTSGMEVASAHLTLAPPAQQSDVLTEAQNLLSTRYAIEHATLQVEAPHCARRCQELSW comes from the coding sequence ATGGGGCACGGACACGGGCACGGCCAAGCGGCCGCGCCGGCGAGCGCGTCGGGCCGGTATGTCCGGAGCCTGACGATCGCCCTGGGCATCGGCGCCGGGTTCATGGTGCTGGAGTTCGTCGTGGGCTTCGCCACCGGCTCGCTGGCCCTGATCTCGGACGCGGCGCACATGTTCACCGACGTCCTCGGCGTCGGCATGGCCTTGACCGCGATCATCCTGGCCCGCCGCTCCGGCCCCACGGTCAGCCGCACGTTCGGCCTCTACCGCGCGGAGGTGCTGGCCGCGCTGGGCAACGCGATCCTGCTGTTCGGCGTCGCGGGGTACGTCCTCGTCGAGGCCGTCGGCCGGATCAGCGACCCGCCCGCGGTGCCCGGCCTGCCGGTGCTGCTGGCCGCGACGGCCGGCCTGGCGGCGAACATCGTGTCGTTCGCGGTGCTGCGCTCGGGAGCGAAGGAAAGCCTCAACGTCCGCGGCGCGTACCTCGAGGTGCTGGCCGACTTGATCGGCTCGGTCGGCGTGCTGCTCAGCGGCGCGCTGACGCTGCTCACCGGCTGGCGTTACGCCGACCCGATCATCGGCGTCGCGATCGGCCTGTTCGTGCTGCCCCGCACGTGGACCCTGGCGCGCCGCGCCCTGCGCATCCTCTTCCAGCACGCCCCGCAGGGTGTCGACGTCGGCGCGATCAGCGCGGAACTGTCGGCGCTGCCGGGCGTCGCGGACGTGCACGACCTGCACGTCTGGACCCTGACATCGGGCATGGAGGTGGCTTCGGCACACCTGACGCTCGCCCCGCCGGCGCAGCAATCGGACGTGCTGACCGAAGCGCAGAACCTGCTCTCGACGCGGTATGCGATCGAGCACGCGACCCTGCAGGTGGAGGCGCCGCACTGCGCGCGCCGCTGCCAGGAACTCTCCTGGTAG
- a CDS encoding epoxide hydrolase family protein, translating to MVEPFRVPLDEADVADLRERLRRTRWPEAETVDDWSQGAPLAYVRELCRFWGEEYDFGFAGRLNAFPQFRATLDGVGLHFLHVRSPEPDALPLVLTHGWPGSVTEFLDVLGPLTDPRAHGGDPADAFHVVAPSLPGFGWSDKPALKIPRVAELWDELMTTLGYERYGAQGGDWGAAVTNALARFERVAGVHVNFAPVRLDQEDPTPDERQARADLEEFRRTGAGYSGQQGTRPQTLGYGLTDSPAGQAAWIAEKFWAWTDHKGQPEDAVAREKLLDAISVYWFTATAASSARMYWENNDRDLSRVTVPAGVSVFPKEIVRPSRRQAEQRYADLRWFESLPVGGHFAALEQPELFVQQVRGFFRLVR from the coding sequence GTGGTTGAGCCGTTCCGGGTACCGCTCGATGAGGCCGACGTCGCCGACCTGCGGGAGCGGTTGCGGCGGACCCGGTGGCCCGAGGCCGAGACCGTCGACGACTGGTCGCAGGGGGCGCCGCTCGCCTACGTGCGGGAGCTCTGCCGGTTCTGGGGCGAGGAGTACGACTTCGGCTTCGCCGGCCGGCTGAACGCCTTCCCGCAGTTCCGGGCCACCTTGGACGGTGTCGGTCTGCACTTCCTGCACGTCCGGTCGCCCGAACCGGACGCGCTGCCGCTCGTGCTGACGCACGGCTGGCCCGGGTCCGTCACCGAGTTCCTCGACGTGCTCGGGCCGCTGACCGATCCGCGGGCGCACGGCGGGGATCCCGCCGACGCCTTCCACGTCGTCGCGCCGTCGCTGCCCGGGTTCGGGTGGAGTGACAAGCCCGCGCTCAAGATCCCGCGGGTCGCCGAGCTGTGGGACGAGCTGATGACGACGCTCGGCTACGAGCGCTACGGCGCCCAGGGCGGTGACTGGGGTGCCGCCGTCACCAACGCGCTGGCGCGGTTCGAACGTGTCGCCGGGGTGCACGTCAACTTCGCGCCCGTGCGGCTGGACCAGGAGGATCCGACGCCGGACGAGCGTCAGGCCCGCGCCGACCTGGAGGAGTTCCGGCGGACCGGCGCCGGCTACTCCGGGCAGCAGGGCACCCGGCCGCAGACGCTCGGTTACGGCCTGACCGACTCGCCGGCGGGCCAGGCCGCCTGGATCGCCGAGAAGTTCTGGGCCTGGACCGACCACAAGGGACAGCCGGAAGACGCCGTCGCGCGGGAAAAGCTGCTCGACGCGATCTCCGTCTACTGGTTCACCGCGACCGCCGCGTCCTCGGCGCGGATGTACTGGGAGAACAACGACCGCGACCTGTCCCGGGTCACCGTGCCCGCCGGGGTTTCCGTGTTCCCCAAGGAGATCGTGCGGCCGTCGCGGCGGCAGGCGGAGCAGCGCTACGCCGATCTGCGCTGGTTCGAGAGCCTGCCCGTCGGCGGTCACTTCGCCGCGCTCGAGCAGCCCGAACTGTTCGTCCAGCAGGTCCGGGGGTTCTTCCGGCTCGTGCGCTGA
- a CDS encoding Crp/Fnr family transcriptional regulator, translating to MTPGIAEGSRWPPTSLLGRLSPPARELLLSAGKAKVFAARSVLIRHGDIGDYVLLLRDGAVKVAVDADDGDEILLGVRVAGDLVGEIAAFDGQHRSATVTACGEVHAKLITRVELEDFFEQVPDARDEIARMIVSRLRWSDRRRIDFLASSPPERLSRLLVEIAEAYGRRRDDGSWELGVHLTQAELGSFAGMARRTTEKQFATLRRAGLVEVGYREITLLDMAELKRLTRTI from the coding sequence ATGACACCGGGCATCGCGGAAGGCAGCCGTTGGCCGCCCACCAGCCTCCTCGGCAGGCTCTCGCCCCCGGCTCGCGAGCTACTGCTCAGCGCAGGCAAAGCGAAGGTGTTTGCCGCGAGGTCAGTGCTCATCCGGCACGGAGATATCGGCGATTACGTCCTGCTGCTGCGCGATGGAGCCGTCAAGGTCGCGGTGGACGCTGACGACGGCGACGAGATCCTGCTGGGCGTGCGGGTAGCCGGAGATCTTGTCGGGGAGATCGCCGCTTTCGACGGGCAACACCGGTCGGCGACAGTGACAGCCTGCGGCGAGGTACACGCCAAGCTCATCACCAGGGTCGAACTAGAAGACTTTTTCGAGCAGGTTCCAGACGCCCGTGACGAAATCGCCAGGATGATCGTAAGCCGGCTCAGGTGGTCGGACCGGCGCCGGATCGACTTCCTCGCGAGTTCACCCCCCGAGCGTCTCTCCAGACTCTTGGTGGAGATCGCGGAGGCCTACGGTCGGCGTCGGGACGATGGCAGCTGGGAGCTGGGAGTCCACCTCACCCAGGCGGAACTTGGCTCGTTCGCGGGCATGGCCCGTCGCACCACCGAAAAACAGTTCGCCACGCTCCGTCGCGCTGGCCTGGTCGAAGTGGGCTACCGGGAGATCACACTGCTGGACATGGCCGAGCTCAAAAGGCTGACGCGCACGATTTAG
- a CDS encoding protein phosphatase 2C domain-containing protein — protein sequence MLGDLEIRAASVVGADHRCTPAATARQDAYRLGRDAAGRYLLVAVADGVSEATRSDIGATVAARASVDLLRRQLDDGVSPAEIDFRELFKTVAQHIVGAASQVQAEPQELLTALIVAIVPTAPEDLRGGRTVRLASVADVSAWRHEETTWRQLAGEVKSGLDRNSLRTFLPHYWDAVVVREVVLPAGSALAFMTDGVGDALADIAGGAEWFAVRWRQPPALASFLLDTDYEAVGQVDDRTAVVVWSPSNGGEVR from the coding sequence GTGCTCGGCGACCTGGAAATCCGTGCCGCGTCCGTGGTGGGAGCCGATCACCGCTGTACCCCAGCAGCGACCGCGAGGCAGGACGCCTACCGGCTGGGCAGGGACGCAGCCGGCCGGTATCTACTGGTCGCCGTCGCCGACGGAGTGTCCGAGGCGACCCGGTCCGACATCGGGGCCACTGTGGCCGCCCGGGCCTCGGTCGACCTACTACGCCGGCAACTCGACGATGGTGTGTCACCCGCGGAGATCGACTTCAGGGAACTGTTCAAGACGGTGGCCCAGCACATCGTGGGAGCTGCGAGCCAGGTTCAGGCCGAACCCCAGGAACTGCTCACCGCCCTGATCGTCGCGATCGTGCCCACCGCTCCGGAAGACCTGCGAGGTGGACGTACCGTCCGGCTCGCCTCCGTAGCCGATGTCAGCGCCTGGCGCCACGAGGAAACGACCTGGCGTCAGCTGGCCGGAGAAGTGAAGTCCGGCCTCGACCGCAATTCGCTGCGGACGTTTCTGCCGCACTATTGGGACGCGGTGGTCGTCCGAGAGGTCGTGCTGCCCGCCGGGTCAGCCTTGGCGTTCATGACAGACGGCGTCGGCGACGCGCTGGCCGACATCGCGGGCGGGGCGGAGTGGTTCGCAGTTCGCTGGCGACAGCCACCCGCTCTCGCCTCGTTCCTGCTCGACACCGACTACGAGGCGGTCGGCCAGGTGGACGACCGTACGGCCGTGGTCGTCTGGTCCCCATCGAATGGCGGGGAGGTCCGATGA
- a CDS encoding vWA domain-containing protein, whose amino-acid sequence MSPEFTKSKCLPTYFVFDTSSSMAENEKLLNDTLEELYNTLAESPLVGEFAHVSIVSFNDEAEVVVEMTDLGDLQSLPQFSCNGRTSYGKVFTLLREQIDRDIPALNATGKAVLRPAVFIMTDGLPTDSGWQNAFAALADDDWPRHPHVITYGFGKAVQEVLGKIATKAAFIAEAHTTDKTAITAVLSNMLRTLVASAKADQLQIPTEVAGFTSVPLEYMG is encoded by the coding sequence ATGTCTCCGGAATTCACCAAGAGCAAGTGCCTCCCAACGTACTTCGTCTTCGACACCTCGAGTTCGATGGCCGAAAACGAAAAGCTGCTGAACGACACGCTCGAAGAGCTCTACAACACCCTTGCCGAAAGCCCGTTGGTCGGCGAGTTCGCGCACGTGTCCATTGTCAGTTTCAACGACGAAGCGGAGGTAGTCGTGGAGATGACCGATCTCGGCGATCTCCAGTCGCTCCCCCAGTTTTCCTGCAACGGGCGAACCAGTTACGGAAAGGTCTTCACGCTCTTGCGGGAGCAAATCGACCGCGATATTCCGGCGTTGAACGCCACCGGCAAGGCGGTGCTCCGGCCCGCAGTCTTCATCATGACCGACGGCCTCCCCACCGACTCCGGCTGGCAAAATGCTTTCGCCGCCTTGGCTGACGACGACTGGCCGCGACACCCGCATGTGATCACCTACGGCTTCGGCAAGGCCGTACAGGAAGTGCTCGGCAAGATCGCCACCAAGGCTGCGTTCATCGCGGAGGCACACACGACGGACAAGACCGCGATCACGGCGGTACTGTCCAATATGCTCCGGACGCTCGTCGCATCGGCCAAGGCGGACCAACTGCAGATCCCCACCGAAGTGGCCGGCTTCACCAGCGTCCCGCTCGAATACATGGGCTGA
- a CDS encoding YggT family protein: MGALGTLLGFALTLYMLVLIARMVLDWVAVAGTSPPWTRRARGLAYAATEPVIGPVRRVVRPVRLGGISLDLAFTLVFVAVLVLRSVAFSL, encoded by the coding sequence ATGGGTGCGTTGGGGACGTTGCTGGGGTTCGCGCTGACCCTGTACATGCTCGTGCTGATCGCGCGGATGGTGCTGGACTGGGTCGCCGTGGCGGGCACCAGCCCGCCGTGGACCCGGCGGGCCCGCGGGCTGGCCTACGCGGCGACCGAGCCCGTCATCGGGCCGGTGCGCCGCGTCGTGCGGCCGGTGCGGCTCGGCGGGATCTCGCTCGATCTCGCCTTCACGCTGGTGTTCGTCGCCGTGCTGGTGCTGCGGTCAGTCGCCTTCAGCCTGTAG
- a CDS encoding TetR/AcrR family transcriptional regulator — MDRSAAGRIQQDADEAVEARILDAAAHLIAEEGFGKMKLGGVCARSGYAKAVIYQHFGDKDGLGGKLVEYAVEEFTDAYSEAVAARTGSATATPMDMLRALLDIIFELITTMPTLNHAFLALWGDASAESSAMRAALTEADRRFRFAIAQTVASGIADGTITGVRDADAYASALLAQLRGISMQALIDPDGIDLRGVRAELERGVDRLSAGFRGTLQAEGD, encoded by the coding sequence GTGGACCGTTCCGCCGCAGGCCGGATCCAGCAGGACGCCGACGAGGCCGTCGAGGCTCGCATTCTGGACGCCGCCGCGCACCTCATCGCCGAGGAAGGCTTCGGCAAGATGAAGCTCGGCGGGGTCTGCGCGCGCTCGGGGTACGCGAAAGCCGTGATCTACCAGCACTTCGGCGACAAGGACGGCCTCGGCGGCAAGCTGGTCGAGTACGCCGTCGAGGAGTTCACCGACGCCTACAGCGAAGCGGTGGCGGCCCGGACCGGGTCCGCCACCGCGACGCCGATGGACATGCTGCGGGCGCTGCTGGACATCATCTTCGAGCTCATCACCACGATGCCGACGCTCAACCACGCGTTCCTGGCCCTCTGGGGCGACGCGTCGGCGGAAAGCTCGGCCATGCGCGCCGCCCTGACCGAGGCCGACCGCCGGTTCCGCTTCGCCATCGCCCAGACCGTCGCCAGCGGGATCGCCGACGGCACCATCACGGGCGTCCGGGACGCCGACGCGTACGCGTCCGCGCTGCTCGCCCAGCTGCGGGGGATCTCGATGCAGGCGCTGATCGATCCGGACGGCATCGACCTGCGCGGCGTCCGCGCCGAACTGGAGCGCGGCGTCGACCGGCTGTCCGCGGGATTCCGCGGCACGCTACAGGCTGAAGGCGACTGA
- a CDS encoding alpha/beta hydrolase, whose amino-acid sequence MTVPAPTAQELAEVERANTSGKQPVVFVHGLWLLDTSWDRWAEFFEAAGYAAVTPGWPDDPATVEEARANPDVFANKSVGDVAAYQQAIVEKLDRKPAIIGHSFGGLLVQMLAGRGLSAATVAIDPAPSRGVLPLPASALKASSAVLTNPANRHRAVALTFEQFKYGFANAVSDEEAHELYEKYHVAGSGVPIFQAAFANINPRTEVKADNLNPDRGPLLVISGEHDHQVPHAIAHATYERQLKNPGTTEFAELPGRGHSLTIDSGWREVAATALDFVGRFVK is encoded by the coding sequence GTGACCGTCCCCGCACCCACCGCTCAGGAACTGGCCGAGGTCGAGCGGGCCAACACCTCCGGCAAGCAGCCGGTCGTGTTCGTCCACGGGCTGTGGCTGCTCGACACCAGCTGGGACCGCTGGGCCGAGTTCTTCGAGGCCGCGGGCTACGCCGCGGTCACCCCGGGCTGGCCCGACGACCCGGCCACGGTCGAGGAGGCCCGGGCGAACCCGGACGTCTTCGCCAACAAGAGCGTCGGCGACGTCGCGGCCTACCAGCAGGCCATCGTCGAGAAGCTGGACCGCAAGCCGGCGATCATCGGGCACTCGTTCGGCGGGCTGCTCGTCCAGATGCTGGCCGGCCGCGGGCTGTCGGCCGCGACCGTCGCGATCGACCCGGCGCCATCCCGCGGGGTGCTGCCGCTGCCGGCCAGCGCGCTCAAGGCGTCTTCGGCGGTGCTGACGAACCCGGCCAACCGGCACCGCGCGGTGGCGCTGACGTTCGAGCAGTTCAAGTACGGCTTCGCCAACGCCGTCAGCGACGAAGAGGCCCACGAGCTGTACGAGAAGTACCACGTCGCCGGTTCGGGCGTGCCGATCTTCCAGGCCGCGTTCGCGAACATCAACCCGCGCACCGAGGTCAAGGCCGACAACCTCAACCCCGACCGCGGCCCGCTGCTGGTCATCTCCGGCGAGCACGACCACCAGGTGCCGCACGCCATCGCGCACGCCACCTACGAGCGGCAGCTGAAGAACCCGGGGACGACGGAGTTCGCCGAGCTCCCCGGCCGCGGGCACTCGCTGACCATCGACAGCGGCTGGCGGGAGGTGGCTGCCACCGCGCTCGACTTCGTCGGCCGGTTCGTCAAGTAA